A genomic segment from Glycine soja cultivar W05 chromosome 18, ASM419377v2, whole genome shotgun sequence encodes:
- the LOC114396685 gene encoding protein transport protein SFT2-like: MQGWFSGQSSEEEAKPASSLLADWNSYASAQSSEDSSAFPFDIESAVRSANDTVSGTFSVVSKGVRDLPGNFQSATSNVPSGKALVYFGLFLASGVFFVFIAFTLFLPIMVVMPQKFALCFTLGCGFIIGSFFALKGPKNQLAHMLSMERLPFTLAFLGSMIGTIYVSMVLHSYILSVVFSVVQVLSLGYYSISYFPGGSAGMKFLTSAFTSSIMKCFGQ; the protein is encoded by the exons ATGCAGGGTTGGTTCTCGGGGCAGAGCAGCGAGGAGGAGGCGAAGCCGGCGTCGTCGTTGCTGGCCGATTGGAACTCCTACGCATCCGCCCAATCCTCTGAGGACTCCTCCGCTTTCCCCTTCGATATCGAATCCGCCGTTAGGTCTGCCAACGACACCGTTTCCGGCACTTTCAGCGT GGTTTCTAAAGGTGTGAGAGATCTACCTGGCAATTTCCAGTCTGCCACTAGCAATGTGCCTTCTGGCAAAGCGCTTGTGTATTTTGGTTTGTTTCTTGCTAGTGGAGTCTTCTTTGTTTTCATAGCATTTACATTATTTCTGCCCATCATGGTGGTTATGCCCCAAAAGTTTGCTCTTTGCTTTACACTTGGGTGTGGATTTATTATTGGATCATTCTTTGCTCTCAAGGGtccaaagaatcagcttgctcACATGTTGTCAATGGAG AGGCTCCCTTTCACATTGGCTTTTTTAGGCAGTATGATTGGTACCATATATGTATCAATGGTGCTTCACAGCTACATTCTCTCTGTGGTATTCTCTGTAGTGCAG GTTCTCTCACTTGGCTACTATTCTATATCATACTTTCCTGGTGGATCTGCTGGAATGAAATTTCTGACTTCTGCTTTTACCTCTTCCATAATGAAATGTTTTGGGCAGTGA